From the Neobacillus sp. PS3-34 genome, the window CCCAATGATCGCAGCATCTATTGGGGCATCTTTGTTTTTGATAGCCCTCGACGCCATGCTTCCTGTTACATAAATAACTTTTTCCCCGATTCCTGCTCCTACAGTATCTACGGTGATAATGGGGTTCGGTAAAGCACCACCATCCAAACCGATAGGCTGTGTGATTAATAGCTTGGCGCCTACCAGGTTTTCATCTTTCCTTGTTGCCGTTACACGACCAACCACTATCCCCATATGCATGTAAATCTTCTCCTTATTCCATAATCAGTGCGATATTTAATTCTTTCGCGGTGTCTCGAGCCAAAGGTGTAATAATCGTGCCGTTCATAACGGCTAGTTTCGAAAGATTTTTCTGATGGATATATCGAATCGTCTCGTCTGTAACCACTGTTTTTTGCAGTGCTTTCCTCATTCTGAATTCGGAAGTATTTCCTGCATCAATCAGCTTTATTCCGAGTGACTTAAGCTCAAGTAAATGCTCATTTAGTTTTCTTTTAAGTGAAACCGTTCCTTTATCCAGTCCTTCTAATGTCCATAGCGGATGATACGGATCTGCTCCAATTTTTAACCCAAATACTTCTTTGCCAGAAAGTAAAGCTGCAATAATCAGCCTTACAAATGGACGTTGTTCATTGAATGACAGGATGTCAGAGACAATTGAAAAAGAGAGGATAGGTATCAACACCGCATCCAGGTCCTGAATGATGTTATCAGACAAATGAGTGTGTGGTATCCAGTCATCATTGCCGGTGGCTTTTACAAGTTCCGTTTTGGCAAACCGTCTAAAGACTTCCTCTTCCGCAGAAATTCGAATGGTTATATTCTCTTCTTCGAGCCTTTTTAAGTATGAAAATCCCGGTTCCATTCCAATCATATGAGAGGTTAATAGAGCCAGGACATATGGTTTAAGCTGGGACCTGCTTCTGTTATTGCGCTGAAACAATTCCTGCAGAGCGTGTTCCATCATGGCACTCTGCTTTTCAGTTTTCATTTTTATTCACCATTCGTTTTGGATAATAACGCTCTTTCAACCTCACTGTGAGGTCGTGGAATTACGTGGACAGATACCAGCTCACCCACACGTCTGGCGGCTTCAGCGCCAGCATCAGTTGCGCCTTTACTGCACCTACATCTCCTCTTACCATTACAGTAACAAGTCCAAATCCTACTTTCTCATAACCGCAGATTTCCACGTTAGCCGCTTTTACCATAGCATCTGCTGCTTCAATCGCTCCCACTAATCCTTTGGTTTCAATCAACCCTAATGATTCACCCATTTTAGTTCCTCCTAAAAATTAAATTATTGAAACGTCTTTCCACCACGTTCATCTTAAAAACGATGATTCTCAAGTATAACCATTGTGGATTGTTACATATTTATGATAGTAGTCATCGTTTGATATCTCCTATTCGTTTTCGGGTGCAGCTTCCTGCAGCAAAGTGTTTTTCTCCAGCTTGAACCTTGGCAGCAGCTTGCCTGCCACTTCATTATGGGCTCTTGGAATGACGTGGTGCGAAATTACTCTTCCTATGCGCTCTGCCGCATTTACTCCGGCATCTACGGCTGACTTAACCGCAGCTACATCTCCGCTGAAATGGATGGTTACACCCAGATAGCCGCTTACACCTATTACCTTTTCAATTCCCACAATTTCTACATCTGCTGCTTTAACTGCAGCATCAGCAGCGGAAACGGCTGTTGTATAACCAACTGTTTCAATAAGTCCTAGTGCATACAATCGGATCCCCCATCTCAAGCAATCTATGTTTTGAAATGTCCTAAACAAAAATATTAATTTAACCTGTCAGCTTCTTTTTTTAGTTCTTCTGACACTTGAGAAACAATCTCGAATTTACCATATAGCAGCAAGTAATTCTTTTCTATTAAGTAATCAAAATTCGTTTCGCTCGCCTTTTTTAAATGACGATCCATCAGCAGAATGGAGGTATAGTAGTCCACTCCTTCTATAACGGCAACGCCATTAACAGATGTCGTTAATTCCAGCTGCTTTGACAGCCATGGGCTTGGTGATTGAACTTTAAAAATTTGTGTTGATTTATATGATTTTTGAGAAAGTTTTTGATATAACGTTTTTACTACCATTGAAAGTCTTTCAGAATCCTGTTCATATACCTCAAGAACAAATTTTTCCTTGCTGCCCTTATCCCAGGTTAAAAAATATTTTATTGACGGAAACTCCCTTAGGATGTCATTTAAGATAAAAAGCTGCCCTACTGTGCATCTTTCTGAAGTAATAACACCAATTGAAAAAGCTGTAAGGGGGCGTTGAATGAAAGGATGCAAACTTGAATCAAGATTGGAGAAAAGCCAGGCTTTGACACCATCAGTTGTTTGTCCAAGAAATTTACTTTCCTCGCTCGGGCGGTTTTGTTTCGATGCAGTCGGGCCAGGGTTACTATTGTAACGAGTATTTCCCTGTACAAGTGACATCGTTTGCAGTTTAGCAAGAGGTCCTTCGGAAAAACCTTTTGTTATTGTGGAATCATTGACCTTTATGTGGGGTTGTTCATCATTGCGGAATACATGATCAGCTTTAACGGATAGTCTTTTTTGAATTTTATCTCTCTGGTAATTCGGACGGTGTATTCCTGGAATGCCTTGATTCGTTACATTTGCTGATTTTGTAGAAGAGCTCTTTCTTTGCTGAAGGCCTTGTCCACTATTGATGGGATTTTCCTTTGTGTGTTGACGGGGTTTCAGCACTTCTTCAACAACACTTTTCATAAACTCAGACACACATCATACACCTCCTTTATAGTATCTTGGTGAGTTCTGTATGCGGGCGGGGAATGACATTGAAGGAAACAAGTTCTCCTCCGGTCATGTTATGGGCTTTTTTACCAACCTCAACAGCTGCTGTAACGGCAGCTACATCGCCCTCTACTATTACCGTTACAAGCCCTGAACCCACTCTTTTTAAATCCAATAGATTTACATTAGCTGCTTTAGCCATGGAATCCAGAGCTTCAATTGCAGCTGTCAATCCTCTTGTTTCAATCAATCCAATTGCTTTCATTGGTATCCTCCCCTATAAAGCTGGTTATACCTTGGAGAAAAGCGCAAGCGTCCGTTCAGCGACGTATGGACTGGACCGCTCCGAACGAGATAAAGGAAACACGAAAAGCGATAGCGATTCGATGTTGACTTATCGTAAGGAGGAGAGAGAAGTACACTAGGCGTTGGGCGCTGGAGCTAGACATCTGTGCTTTTAAAAAAAATATTCTTTATTATCTTTTTAACCTTGAACCGTTTATTCCGTTATAAATAGTCTTCTAGAGTCACTTTAACCGGTATAGAAGTTCTTTTAAATAACTCTTCTTTCCCGAGAGGATAGGTTGCATCAATTCCCATTTTGTCAGAAACACCTTTAAGATTATGGGACGCCTCTAGAGGTGATCCTTTTGCGCCCGGGACAATAAAAATATCCTCAGAAGCCTGAACTCTTGTTGCCACAGCCCATTCTATGTCGTCGGAGTCAAATATATCCACATCGTCATTTACTACGACAACATGTTTTAAATCTTTATCGCTCGCAAATGCTGCAAGAGCCGCTTGTTTCCCATCACCCTCTGACTTTTTCTCAATTTGAATGACTGCATGATAGCGAGCCACTCCGCCCATTGGGATATGTACCGCTTTTATGTTGGGAACGACCTGCCTTACAGTACTGAACAATGTTGCCTCACGCACTAATGCCATTGGAAGTTTTTCCTCATCACTTGATGGAAAAATCGTCTGGCAAATTGCATTATTTCGATAGGTGACAGCCGAAAATTCGACAATCGGCTGTGGTGAACGAAACCCATAGTAGCCTGCCAATTCCCCAAATGGACCTTCCATTTCCCTTTCATGCGGTAGCATACGCCCTTCAAGAACAATTTCCGCCTCAGCAAGCACATCCAAATCTACCGTTTTGCATTTAACCACATCCAGGGATTGTCCAAGAAGAGCCCCTGCAACGTCCAATTTATCTGTATGGTAGAGATGAGTGCTAATTTGTGAACTTAAAACGACTGCAGGAACAATTCCGAACATAACGGCCACTTCCATCGGCTCACCGAGCTTTTCGAAGTGAGCGTATTGTTCCTTCAATTCATTAGAAGTAATTAAAATGTTTGTCCTATTTCCCCCTAAGTACTGCATTCTCCTGATGGAAGTATATCTTTTCCGTCCGGACAAATCCTTTACAACCAGGATGCCTGATACATAATAAGCACCAGAGTCATCTGCATGATAGGTTGGAATAGGAAAAAGGTCTGCCAAATCAAAGTCACCTGTTACCAAATTTTCCTGAACCGGCGTGTAGCCCTTAGAGTGGTTGGAATAGGATTAACAATGGAATCAATTAATTTTGGAAGCAAATCTGATGAAGAAATTCCCATGCTGTCTGCCAGCAGATCTCTGTCTCCACCTAATCCGGCAGCCAAACTTGACCTGTAGCCTTTTATCTTTTCAAAAAGGAAGGGTTGTCTTCCGTTTTTTGTGTTAATAACCGCTCCTAGCTCATAGCGGGGATCAACTTCTTTTTTTATTCGGTACAAAAGTCCTCTGCTTTCCCAATCATCTAATAACGCCCTCATCGTTACAGGGTTCATTCCTTTTCCCCCCATCTTTCCAACAACTTATGATCAATCCCAAGCATATCCAGGATGCGAGCCACCATAAAGTTGGCAAGCTCCCAAATTTCTGTTGGCTTGTGATAAAATCCGGGAGAAGCAGGCATGATACAGGCCCTGATTCCGCAAGCCTGGTCATATTACGAAGATGTATCAAATGAAAGGGTGCTTCTCTTGGCACAATGATAAAATTTCTTCTTTCTTTTAACACTACACTTGCTGACCTGCTTAACAGAGTGTCACCAACTCCATTTGCAATTGCCCCTAGGGTATTCATCGAGCATGGGACAATAACCATCCCATCTGTCAGGAATGATCCGCTGGCAATGGAAGCAAACAAGTTTCGATTACTGTGAATAGTGGCATATTCCTTAAGATCTGCAAGCTTTACTCCGCATTCAAATTGCATAACTTTTTCTCCCATGTCCGTTGCAATTAAATGCGTTTCAACACCTAATTGATGAAGAGCGCGGATCAATGTATAAGCATACAATGATCCGCTTGCCCCTGTAATACCCACTAGTATTCTCTTTTTTCTTTCTAAAGGCTGGATAGGTTTAGACAACCTGTTCGTCATGGGAGAATTTATTTTTTGCTGCTTCTTTGTATTCTTCTGTGGACATGATATCTCCGAAAATATCGATATCCCTTAAGCCGGATACATGCATGGAATCATCCTGGGATGCCGTACCATCTGAAAGACAAATGACATTGTAGCCATGATAAAGTGCATCTGAAGCTGTGCTGCGGACGCAAACATTTGTCCAGACACCCGTAAGCACTACAGTATCAATTTCCTCTTCCCGTAAAAATAAATCAAAGTCAGTATAGCTGAATGCACTATGCCGTCTCTTCTGGACGATATAATCTCCTTTGCTTTCATCAGGCTGCAGTTCAGGAATAAATTCGGATCCCCATGTGCCTTTAATTGCATGTACAGGCCTTACCCTGAAATCACGGTCATTTTTTCTGTGTGCTTCCTGGATAAAAGCCACCTGGATATTATGATCATGGGCAAAATCCACCAGCTCTTTGATTTTAGGGACGATTTTTTCGCCATTTTCACAGCGAAGCGCGGCTTTTTCTCCGATAAAATCATTTAGCATATCGATGACTACAACACAATGCTTCTTTCCTCTTAACTCCATCGAATTCACCCTCACTTTATTAATTCTTTTTCAACTACTTCTGTCTTTACCTCTGCTTTTTGTTCACTATATTTTTCATATTTGAATGTTCTTTCCAGGCGTTGGATGCTTTGGCGTGGTACATATTCACCATATCCTGCCTGGCCAACAACACCACCCGCTTTTTCATCGTAAACAACTTTTCCACGGATGATCGTTTGTACTGGCCCACCTTTTAATTCCATTCCATGTAAAGGATTATATTTTGCCATTGATTCTGTCTGTTGTTCATCTATAACATATTCCTTATCAAGGTCAATGATCGTGAAGTCTGCATCTGCTCCAATTTCCATTGAACCTTTCTTCGGATAAATTCCATAATGGATTGCCGCATTCCGGCTTGTTACTTCCACAAATCTTGATAGTG encodes:
- a CDS encoding UbiD family decarboxylase, whose translation is MADLFPIPTYHADDSGAYYVSGILVVKDLSGRKRYTSIRRMQYLGGNRTNILITSNELKEQYAHFEKLGEPMEVAVMFGIVPAVVLSSQISTHLYHTDKLDVAGALLGQSLDVVKCKTVDLDVLAEAEIVLEGRMLPHEREMEGPFGELAGYYGFRSPQPIVEFSAVTYRNNAICQTIFPSSDEEKLPMALVREATLFSTVRQVVPNIKAVHIPMGGVARYHAVIQIEKKSEGDGKQAALAAFASDKDLKHVVVVNDDVDIFDSDDIEWAVATRVQASEDIFIVPGAKGSPLEASHNLKGVSDKMGIDATYPLGKEELFKRTSIPVKVTLEDYL
- a CDS encoding UbiD family decarboxylase domain-containing protein, with amino-acid sequence MNPVTMRALLDDWESRGLLYRIKKEVDPRYELGAVINTKNGRQPFLFEKIKGYRSSLAAGLGGDRDLLADSMGISSSDLLPKLIDSIVNPIPTTLRATRRFRKIW
- a CDS encoding EutN/CcmL family microcompartment protein — encoded protein: MHMGIVVGRVTATRKDENLVGAKLLITQPIGLDGGALPNPIITVDTVGAGIGEKVIYVTGSMASRAIKNKDAPIDAAIIGIIDSLEGTMLGG
- a CDS encoding BMC domain-containing protein gives rise to the protein MKAIGLIETRGLTAAIEALDSMAKAANVNLLDLKRVGSGLVTVIVEGDVAAVTAAVEVGKKAHNMTGGELVSFNVIPRPHTELTKIL
- a CDS encoding BMC domain-containing protein, which encodes MYALGLIETVGYTTAVSAADAAVKAADVEIVGIEKVIGVSGYLGVTIHFSGDVAAVKSAVDAGVNAAERIGRVISHHVIPRAHNEVAGKLLPRFKLEKNTLLQEAAPENE
- a CDS encoding cysteine hydrolase, with translation MELRGKKHCVVVIDMLNDFIGEKAALRCENGEKIVPKIKELVDFAHDHNIQVAFIQEAHRKNDRDFRVRPVHAIKGTWGSEFIPELQPDESKGDYIVQKRRHSAFSYTDFDLFLREEEIDTVVLTGVWTNVCVRSTASDALYHGYNVICLSDGTASQDDSMHVSGLRDIDIFGDIMSTEEYKEAAKNKFSHDEQVV
- a CDS encoding UbiX family flavin prenyltransferase, translated to MGITGASGSLYAYTLIRALHQLGVETHLIATDMGEKVMQFECGVKLADLKEYATIHSNRNLFASIASGSFLTDGMVIVPCSMNTLGAIANGVGDTLLSRSASVVLKERRNFIIVPREAPFHLIHLRNMTRLAESGPVSCLLLPDFITSQQKFGSLPTLWWLASWICLGLIISCWKDGGKRNEPCNDEGVIR